A region of Thermococcus piezophilus DNA encodes the following proteins:
- a CDS encoding 2,3-diphosphoglycerate synthetase — MRLALIDGEHYPGVTAWAIKKLGNVCCAVFLGGSEKIGSIEEVERKVGVKVYHSPNYLNAIRRALEENEVEEVVDLSDEPVLNYEDRFKIASICMLYGVAYRGADFYFKPSPMKRLGKPSIAIIGTGKRVGKTAVSGFVARILKTIARPVIVTMGRGGPEEPELIEGERFEITPEFLLKLAENGKHAASDHFEDALTSRVTTIGCRRCGGGMAGFPFFDVVDAGVKLAESLPNDLIILEGSGATFPAYKADRYVVVVSADQKLDFIRGYFGPFRLAMADIVVVTRADSVGEEKMKALENVIHDTNPDADLHLTAFRPRPLGEVSGKRLGLVMTSGEALPKAKEYLEMLGAEVLYNSGNLSKRPLLWRDLGGFEGIDAVAVELKAAAVDVVTRWALERGIEVIYLDNEPVNIDGKDLRSAVLTLGRSLLEGRA; from the coding sequence ATGAGGCTCGCTCTAATCGACGGTGAGCACTATCCAGGTGTCACTGCATGGGCGATTAAAAAGCTTGGTAACGTCTGCTGCGCCGTCTTCCTCGGGGGAAGCGAAAAGATTGGTAGTATCGAAGAGGTCGAGAGGAAAGTGGGGGTTAAGGTTTATCATTCACCCAACTATCTTAATGCCATCAGGCGGGCGCTGGAGGAAAACGAAGTTGAAGAGGTCGTTGATCTGAGTGATGAGCCCGTCCTCAACTATGAGGACCGCTTTAAGATAGCATCCATCTGCATGCTCTACGGCGTGGCATACCGCGGTGCGGACTTCTACTTCAAGCCAAGCCCCATGAAAAGGCTTGGAAAGCCGAGTATAGCTATTATTGGCACAGGGAAGAGGGTGGGGAAGACGGCCGTGAGCGGCTTCGTGGCGAGAATCCTTAAGACGATAGCCAGACCTGTCATCGTCACCATGGGGCGCGGCGGTCCAGAGGAGCCTGAGCTGATAGAGGGAGAAAGGTTCGAGATAACCCCAGAGTTCCTGCTTAAGCTGGCCGAGAACGGCAAGCATGCGGCATCAGATCACTTTGAGGATGCGCTGACGTCGCGCGTTACAACAATAGGCTGCAGGCGCTGCGGCGGCGGCATGGCGGGCTTTCCCTTCTTCGATGTTGTGGACGCGGGGGTGAAGCTTGCCGAGAGCCTGCCCAACGACTTGATAATCCTAGAGGGCAGCGGGGCGACGTTTCCAGCTTATAAAGCCGACCGGTACGTTGTTGTGGTCAGTGCCGATCAGAAGCTGGACTTCATACGGGGCTACTTTGGGCCCTTCAGATTGGCAATGGCGGATATCGTCGTGGTTACGAGAGCAGACTCCGTGGGTGAAGAAAAGATGAAAGCTTTGGAAAACGTCATCCACGATACCAACCCTGACGCGGATCTTCACTTGACGGCCTTCCGTCCGAGACCCCTCGGTGAGGTCTCCGGGAAGAGGCTCGGCCTCGTGATGACCTCCGGTGAGGCCCTTCCAAAGGCGAAGGAGTACCTTGAAATGCTTGGCGCTGAAGTGCTATACAACTCGGGCAACCTCTCGAAGAGGCCACTCCTCTGGAGGGATTTGGGGGGCTTTGAGGGAATAGACGCCGTTGCCGTCGAGCTCAAAGCCGCTGCGGTTGACGTGGTTACGAGGTGGGCACTGGAGAGGGGAATAGAGGTCATCTATCTTGACAACGAGCCGGTCAATATCGACGGCAAAGACCTGAGGAGTGCCGTATTAACCCTTGGCCGTTCCTTGCTGGAGGGGAGAGCATGA
- a CDS encoding 2-phosphoglycerate kinase, giving the protein MIIVTDPERKIRLPFSRGILTRSITLAGVDVGIAYIIATEVQKELKERKRKLITTEDIHELTYQKLLDHGLKEAAKRYLLWRQLRRLKVPITILLGGATGVGKSTIATELAFRLGIRSVIGTDTIREVMRKIIAPELLPDLHTSSFLAWKVIGAGRKENSPLIRGFENQVQHVSVGVNAVLERAYKEGFNAIIEGIHLVPGYIELRENSFMYVITVDGRKDLEARFYERARYSKRPVDYYLKHIEAILEIQDFLIERAREHGVPVLNNVELENTINTIMEDIMERLMERIGEKLTSPSP; this is encoded by the coding sequence ATGATAATCGTTACCGACCCAGAAAGGAAGATACGCCTTCCGTTCTCACGGGGAATCCTCACGCGCTCAATAACCCTCGCAGGGGTTGACGTGGGAATAGCGTACATCATAGCTACGGAGGTTCAGAAAGAACTGAAGGAGCGGAAGCGCAAGCTCATAACCACTGAGGATATCCACGAGCTGACCTATCAGAAGCTCCTTGACCATGGTCTGAAGGAGGCAGCAAAGCGCTACCTCCTCTGGCGTCAGCTCAGACGTCTCAAGGTGCCGATAACCATACTGCTCGGCGGCGCCACAGGCGTGGGGAAATCAACCATAGCGACGGAGTTAGCCTTTCGCCTTGGGATCAGGAGCGTCATAGGCACGGATACAATACGAGAAGTCATGAGGAAGATAATAGCCCCCGAGCTCCTCCCCGACCTTCACACCTCATCCTTCCTCGCGTGGAAGGTAATAGGTGCGGGCAGGAAGGAGAATTCGCCTCTCATACGGGGCTTTGAGAACCAGGTTCAGCACGTCTCTGTTGGCGTCAACGCCGTCCTTGAGAGGGCTTACAAGGAGGGCTTCAACGCGATAATCGAGGGCATACACCTAGTTCCCGGATACATAGAGCTAAGGGAGAACAGTTTCATGTACGTGATAACCGTGGATGGCCGAAAAGACCTTGAGGCCAGGTTCTACGAGAGGGCCCGCTACAGCAAAAGACCAGTGGACTACTACCTCAAGCACATTGAGGCGATCCTTGAGATTCAGGATTTTCTCATTGAACGTGCCAGGGAGCACGGTGTGCCGGTCCTCAACAACGTCGAGCTTGAGAACACGATTAACACCATCATGGAGGACATAATGGAGAGGCTTATGGAGAGAATTGGGGAGAAGCTGACCTCCCCTTCACCCTGA
- the cas4 gene encoding CRISPR-associated protein Cas4, whose product MGNEENDGLLEFYASEALTCPRRIYFRLKGYPERWPEFVRVRLNQGVNTHNVLGEILAKRFGFELEKHMILRSTRLGFEIHGRVDAIRDFPIEIKGKTSLPRVPYDYHLAQLNIYLRWAEAEYGYLYYIKLHNEPMKVISRIDFSRFPIVKGPNFKAFEVPYDGKLFRETLRHFYNVKMHYEKGKPPKGWNDYACRFCPYRYLCHPDEE is encoded by the coding sequence ATGGGCAACGAGGAAAACGACGGACTGCTTGAGTTTTACGCAAGCGAGGCCCTGACCTGCCCGAGGAGAATATACTTCAGGCTCAAGGGCTACCCCGAGAGGTGGCCCGAGTTCGTCAGGGTGAGGTTGAACCAGGGGGTAAATACCCACAACGTCCTCGGCGAGATTCTGGCAAAGCGCTTTGGCTTTGAGCTTGAGAAGCACATGATTCTGCGCTCCACTAGACTGGGCTTTGAGATCCACGGCAGGGTTGATGCCATAAGGGACTTTCCCATCGAGATAAAGGGCAAGACGAGCCTCCCGAGGGTTCCCTACGACTACCATTTGGCCCAGCTCAACATCTACCTCCGCTGGGCCGAAGCTGAGTACGGCTACCTCTACTACATAAAGCTTCACAACGAGCCGATGAAGGTCATCAGCAGGATAGACTTCTCCCGCTTCCCGATCGTCAAGGGGCCCAACTTCAAGGCCTTCGAGGTGCCCTACGACGGTAAGCTCTTCAGAGAGACACTCAGGCACTTCTACAACGTCAAGATGCACTACGAGAAAGGAAAGCCTCCCAAAGGCTGGAATGACTACGCCTGCAGGTTCTGCCCCTACAGGTATCTGTGCCATCCGGATGAAGAATGA
- a CDS encoding MBL fold metallo-hydrolase, whose product MALGRLGDSAHLYPGSPATLIGVFDEGCVLVDPDQGSGRHKDLKREVRKLGLDIKSQLVTHGHADHVSVAPKINAPLFIHRFEFSIA is encoded by the coding sequence ATGGCATTGGGACGGTTGGGTGATTCTGCCCACCTGTATCCCGGAAGCCCCGCAACGCTCATCGGGGTTTTTGATGAAGGCTGTGTTCTTGTCGACCCCGACCAGGGGAGCGGCAGGCATAAAGACCTGAAGAGGGAAGTTAGAAAGCTCGGACTGGATATCAAATCACAGCTCGTCACCCACGGCCATGCCGACCACGTTTCAGTTGCCCCGAAGATAAACGCTCCGCTCTTCATCCACCGTTTCGAGTTCTCCATTGCCTAG